In Candidatus Methylomirabilota bacterium, one DNA window encodes the following:
- the tauD gene encoding taurine dioxygenase → MAQQGIRAEKLTPHIGAVVHGVDLSKPLDEGTFKEIHDCLIENCVIFFRDQRLTPDQQKDFGRRFGELHVHPAAPGLVEGHPEILVIHADEKSKHVAGENWHSDVSCDPEPPMGSILYMHELPPVGGDTLFASMYAAYDALSEPMKRLLEDFTAMHEGEHVYRGRYGVKDEGKTFPKAEHPVIRTHPVSGRKALFVNSGFTTRIVQLKRPESDAILQFLFRHIETPEFQCRFRWQERSIAFWDNRCVQHHAMWDYYPQRRHGHRVTVRGDKPFYRP, encoded by the coding sequence ATGGCACAGCAGGGGATCCGCGCGGAGAAGCTCACGCCTCATATCGGCGCCGTCGTCCACGGCGTCGATCTCTCGAAGCCGCTCGACGAGGGCACGTTCAAGGAGATCCACGACTGCCTCATCGAGAACTGCGTGATCTTCTTCCGCGATCAGCGCCTGACGCCGGACCAGCAGAAGGACTTCGGCCGGAGATTCGGCGAGCTGCATGTCCATCCCGCCGCCCCGGGCCTCGTCGAGGGGCACCCCGAGATCCTGGTCATCCACGCCGATGAGAAGTCGAAGCACGTGGCCGGAGAGAACTGGCACTCCGACGTCTCCTGCGATCCCGAGCCCCCGATGGGGAGCATCCTCTACATGCACGAGCTCCCGCCGGTCGGCGGCGACACCCTGTTCGCGAGCATGTACGCGGCGTACGACGCGCTGTCGGAGCCGATGAAGCGGCTCCTCGAGGACTTCACCGCCATGCACGAGGGCGAGCACGTCTACCGCGGGCGCTACGGCGTGAAGGACGAGGGCAAGACCTTCCCGAAGGCCGAACACCCGGTTATCCGCACGCACCCCGTATCCGGGCGGAAGGCGCTCTTCGTGAACAGCGGCTTCACGACGCGAATCGTCCAGCTCAAGCGGCCGGAGAGCGACGCGATCTTGCAGTTTCTCTTCCGCCACATCGAGACGCCGGAGTTCCAGTGCCGGTTCCGCTGGCAGGAGCGCTCCATCGCGTTCTGGGACAACCGCTGCGTCCAGCACCACGCCATGTGGGACTACTACCCGCAGCGGCGGCACGGGCATCGCGTGACGGTCCGGGGCGACAAACCCTTTTACAGGCCGTGA